One genomic window of Niveibacterium sp. SC-1 includes the following:
- a CDS encoding Crp/Fnr family transcriptional regulator translates to MNRLIGTLPARTRRQLLENCRPVELVFAEVLAEPGDRIREVYFPTSGFISLVDALDEHASLEVALVGDEGMLGTSLALGVDISPLRALVQGAGWALRMDAEQFRDVFQKSEPLQHLLQNYLYVVMGQVARNAGCVHFHLVEARLARWLLMMNDRAHSDRLYATHEFMANMLGVRRAGVTRAATILQTRELIRYRRGCIDILDRAELERTSCGCYAADNTLYARVMS, encoded by the coding sequence GTGAATCGTTTGATCGGGACGCTGCCCGCCCGAACGCGACGACAGCTCCTTGAAAATTGTCGGCCCGTCGAGTTGGTATTCGCCGAGGTTCTGGCCGAACCCGGCGATCGGATTCGCGAGGTTTACTTCCCGACCAGCGGCTTCATTTCGCTTGTCGATGCCCTGGATGAACACGCGAGTCTGGAGGTCGCCTTGGTCGGCGACGAAGGCATGCTGGGTACGTCGCTGGCGCTCGGCGTCGACATCTCACCACTGCGTGCACTGGTGCAAGGGGCTGGCTGGGCACTGCGCATGGACGCGGAACAGTTTCGCGATGTGTTTCAGAAAAGTGAGCCCTTGCAGCATCTCTTGCAGAACTACCTGTATGTGGTGATGGGGCAGGTCGCGCGAAACGCCGGTTGCGTGCATTTCCATCTCGTTGAGGCGCGCCTGGCAAGGTGGCTCTTGATGATGAATGACCGCGCGCATTCCGACAGGCTGTATGCAACCCATGAGTTCATGGCCAACATGCTTGGTGTGCGTCGTGCAGGGGTCACGCGTGCCGCGACGATCTTGCAGACGCGAGAACTCATCCGCTATCGCCGCGGATGCATTGACATTCTCGATCGCGCGGAGCTGGAGAGAACATCGTGCGGCTGCTACGCCGCCGACAACACGCTCTATGCGCGCGTAATGAGCTAG
- a CDS encoding Crp/Fnr family transcriptional regulator, producing MAVSDPRQNHLLAALPPDEYARLYPFLELMPMRLGAVLSESGAQTRYVYFPATAIVSLLYVMENGASAEIAVVGNEGIVGVSLFMGGESTTSRAVVQSAGHAYRLAGPLLKSEFFRAGAMQRLLLRYTLALITQMAQTAVCNRHHSLDQQLCRWLLLSLDRLPSNRLAMTQELMANMLGVRREGVTEAAGNLQKAGLIEYHRGQITVLDRTGLEARTCECYAVVKKEFDRLLPEPEPESGTN from the coding sequence ATGGCTGTATCAGATCCTCGGCAGAACCATCTGCTGGCCGCGTTGCCACCCGATGAGTACGCACGCCTGTATCCCTTCCTGGAACTCATGCCAATGAGGCTGGGGGCCGTGCTGTCCGAATCCGGCGCGCAAACGCGGTATGTGTACTTCCCAGCCACCGCCATCGTGTCCTTGTTGTACGTGATGGAAAACGGCGCATCGGCGGAGATCGCGGTGGTCGGCAACGAGGGCATCGTCGGCGTATCGCTGTTCATGGGCGGCGAGAGTACGACCAGCCGCGCGGTAGTACAGAGCGCGGGGCACGCCTACCGTCTGGCGGGACCCCTGTTGAAGAGCGAGTTCTTCCGGGCGGGCGCGATGCAGCGCCTCTTGCTGCGCTATACCCTGGCCCTAATCACCCAGATGGCGCAGACCGCCGTCTGCAATCGCCACCACTCTCTGGATCAGCAACTCTGCCGATGGCTGTTGCTCAGTCTGGATCGCCTGCCTTCCAATCGACTGGCGATGACCCAGGAATTGATGGCCAACATGTTGGGGGTGCGGCGTGAAGGCGTCACGGAAGCCGCGGGCAACCTGCAGAAGGCCGGCCTGATCGAATATCACCGCGGCCAGATCACCGTCCTCGATCGGACCGGGCTGGAGGCGCGCACCTGCGAGTGCTACGCAGTGGTCAAGAAGGAGTTCGACCGCTTGTTGCCCGAGCCTGAGCCTGAGTCCGGGACGAACTGA
- a CDS encoding DUF883 family protein: MSIDQITGTSTPDDGKESLAANFKGVVNDTGHLLKAVAASGADELAATRDRVSARLSDAQSSIADARLQVAESAKASAVAVGVYARIHPWQIIGLSAATGFVTGLLFSRRH, from the coding sequence ATGAGCATCGACCAGATCACAGGCACCTCCACACCGGACGACGGGAAGGAATCCCTCGCCGCGAACTTCAAAGGTGTCGTCAATGACACTGGTCATCTGCTCAAAGCCGTTGCGGCCAGCGGTGCAGACGAGCTTGCAGCGACACGGGACAGGGTCAGCGCCCGATTGAGCGATGCGCAATCGAGCATTGCGGACGCGCGACTACAGGTCGCGGAATCTGCCAAGGCCAGCGCCGTGGCGGTAGGCGTCTACGCTCGGATACACCCCTGGCAGATCATCGGCTTGAGCGCAGCGACGGGCTTCGTCACAGGGCTCCTGTTCAGCCGTCGCCACTGA
- a CDS encoding IS110 family transposase has protein sequence MQITTIGIDLAKSVFQVHGVDGQGKTVLRKQLKREQVAKFMANLPPCLVGMEACGGAHHWARKLKGFGHTVKLMSPQFVKPYVKSNKNDAADAEAICEAVARPNMRFVPIKSVEQQAVLSLHRVRQGFVAARTAQANQIRGLMAEFGMVLPKGICTLRSQLQGLIEHAGDELPEVFRCLMQRLYAQLVELDRHVGELEAQIKQWHHGCELSQRLEKIPGIGPLTATALVASIADARSFNNGRQLAAWLGLVPRQHSSGGKQTLLGISKRGDVYLRTLLIHGARAAILAAKRHAKSNPWLNSLLNRRNPNIAAVALANKNARTVWALLAHDREFRVNYTTGLATA, from the coding sequence ATGCAGATTACGACAATCGGGATCGACCTGGCCAAGAGCGTGTTCCAGGTGCACGGTGTGGATGGGCAGGGCAAGACTGTTTTACGCAAACAGCTCAAGCGCGAGCAGGTCGCCAAGTTCATGGCCAACTTACCGCCCTGCCTGGTTGGGATGGAGGCGTGTGGTGGCGCACACCACTGGGCGCGCAAGCTCAAGGGCTTCGGGCACACCGTCAAGCTGATGTCACCGCAATTCGTCAAGCCGTACGTGAAGAGCAACAAGAACGATGCGGCGGATGCCGAGGCGATCTGCGAAGCGGTTGCACGGCCTAACATGCGATTCGTGCCAATCAAGAGCGTTGAGCAGCAGGCTGTGTTGTCGTTGCACCGAGTGCGACAGGGCTTCGTTGCCGCGCGTACCGCACAGGCAAACCAGATTCGCGGATTGATGGCCGAGTTCGGCATGGTGCTTCCGAAGGGAATATGCACCTTGCGCAGTCAGTTGCAGGGACTCATCGAGCATGCCGGCGACGAACTACCCGAGGTGTTCCGGTGCCTGATGCAGCGCCTCTATGCGCAGTTGGTGGAACTGGACCGGCACGTGGGCGAACTCGAGGCGCAGATCAAGCAGTGGCACCACGGCTGTGAGCTCAGCCAGCGCCTAGAGAAGATTCCGGGGATCGGGCCACTGACTGCCACGGCGCTGGTGGCATCGATCGCCGATGCACGCAGCTTCAACAATGGCCGTCAGCTCGCCGCGTGGTTGGGCCTCGTTCCGCGCCAACACTCCAGCGGCGGCAAACAAACACTGCTGGGCATCAGCAAACGCGGAGACGTCTATCTGCGGACTTTGCTCATCCACGGCGCTCGCGCAGCCATTCTGGCCGCCAAGCGTCATGCGAAGTCCAACCCCTGGTTGAACAGCCTGCTCAACCGACGAAATCCGAACATCGCCGCCGTTGCCTTGGCGAACAAGAACGCAAGAACGGTCTGGGCTTTGCTCGCCCATGATCGGGAATTCCGAGTCAATTACACGACCGGGCTGGCAACGGCATAG
- a CDS encoding diguanylate cyclase, producing the protein MFAEKERATVSLDAIGDAVLTTDVQGKVIHMNCMAETMTGWPREEAIGRSLTEVFQIIDGQNRESVPPPAQRAIVEDRTVALATDLVLIHRNGAESAIEDSAAPVHNRDGTVAGAVIVFHDISQSRAMAQRMAHLAQHDALTGLPNRMTFSEHLTRAIGLAQRHHKLAALLFLDLDRFKHINDSLGHGIGDALLQSVSQRLLGCMRATDTVCRQGGDEFVILLTEIKQAEDAARVAEALHCALQAPHFLSGHELHIGVSIGISVYPVDGLTPDALMQRADAAMYQAKAIGHDSYQFFRSDMNA; encoded by the coding sequence TTGTTCGCCGAGAAGGAGCGCGCGACCGTCAGCCTCGACGCAATCGGCGACGCGGTGCTGACGACTGACGTGCAGGGCAAGGTCATCCACATGAATTGCATGGCGGAAACCATGACCGGCTGGCCCCGCGAGGAGGCGATAGGCCGCTCGCTGACCGAGGTCTTCCAGATCATCGACGGTCAGAACAGGGAGAGCGTGCCGCCCCCTGCACAGCGCGCGATCGTCGAGGACAGGACGGTCGCCCTGGCCACCGACCTCGTCCTTATCCATCGCAATGGCGCCGAATCGGCGATAGAGGATTCGGCGGCTCCCGTCCATAACCGCGACGGGACGGTCGCCGGCGCGGTCATCGTCTTCCACGACATCAGCCAGTCGCGCGCGATGGCGCAGAGAATGGCCCACCTCGCCCAACACGACGCCCTCACGGGTCTGCCCAACCGCATGACCTTCAGCGAGCATCTGACGCGGGCGATCGGGCTGGCACAGCGACATCACAAACTAGCCGCGCTGCTGTTTCTCGACCTGGATCGCTTCAAGCACATCAACGATTCGCTCGGGCACGGGATCGGCGACGCGCTGCTGCAATCGGTCAGCCAGCGACTGCTGGGCTGCATGCGAGCAACCGATACCGTGTGCCGTCAAGGCGGCGACGAATTCGTGATCCTGCTCACTGAAATCAAGCAGGCCGAGGATGCGGCACGTGTCGCCGAAGCCCTGCACTGCGCATTGCAGGCTCCGCATTTCCTGAGCGGCCACGAACTGCACATCGGGGTGAGCATCGGCATCAGCGTCTATCCGGTAGACGGTCTCACTCCGGATGCCCTGATGCAGCGTGCCGACGCCGCGATGTACCAGGCAAAGGCCATCGGCCACGACAGCTATCAGTTCTTTCGGTCAGACATGAACGCATAG
- a CDS encoding polyhydroxyalkanoate granule-associated phasin has product MTTSNTWTASMFPMLPLFPAFPFASWNRLAWRTAGIAFDSAQVIGHRVHRMAIAGPVPSARDQHEFALMGQEKVEAGVASAQAAATGLALLNPEIGALLLKQMFAASQTLLAISASNNAGQASERSARLMRDSVEDAMLTASALSRASVRIAHVALTPVQARVRSNLARLGRA; this is encoded by the coding sequence ATGACGACGAGCAATACCTGGACCGCCAGCATGTTCCCGATGCTCCCCCTCTTCCCCGCTTTCCCCTTTGCGAGCTGGAACCGGCTGGCATGGAGGACGGCCGGGATCGCCTTCGATTCGGCACAGGTCATCGGTCATCGCGTACACCGGATGGCCATTGCAGGCCCTGTTCCCAGCGCGCGTGATCAACACGAATTCGCGCTCATGGGCCAAGAGAAGGTGGAGGCCGGCGTCGCTTCAGCCCAGGCCGCCGCGACGGGACTGGCGCTCCTCAACCCGGAGATCGGCGCCCTTCTGCTCAAACAGATGTTCGCGGCGTCGCAAACCTTGCTGGCGATCTCGGCCAGCAACAATGCCGGCCAGGCAAGCGAGCGCAGCGCGCGGCTCATGCGCGACAGTGTGGAAGACGCGATGCTCACCGCCTCGGCCTTGTCGCGGGCCTCCGTACGAATTGCCCACGTCGCCCTCACTCCGGTGCAGGCACGTGTGCGCAGCAACCTCGCGCGCCTGGGCCGGGCTTAG